The following nucleotide sequence is from Aptenodytes patagonicus chromosome 6, bAptPat1.pri.cur, whole genome shotgun sequence.
CGATACTGGTCTCAGTCCCTGTGATTCAAATATTTCAACGATTTAACCTTCTTGTGTTTCACATGTTGTCTCTCCCCTTGCTGCTAGATGGGATCCAGTAAACCAGGTGGCCGAGTGATCTTGGCCACAGAGAATGATTACTGCAAGCTTTGTGATGCCTCATTTAGTTCTCCGGCTGTGGCACAGGCTCACTACCAAGGGAAAAACCATGCCAAACGGCTGCGTCTTGCAGAAGCACAGAATAACTCATTCTCGTAGGTATTGTTCAACTTCATGCTCAGGCTGAAAGCATGTGGCGGTGTCTCTGGCAgtctttttctcagaaaactgaATTGCAGCTGTTCATATTTGTTTAATCTTCAGGGATGCATCAGAACTAGGCAAACGGAGGGCAAGGAAAGAAGGGAATGAATATAAGATGATGcagaacagaagaaatatgtaTACAGTTCAAAACAACACAGGTAACTGGGAGCTTGCATCTGTTCTATAgttggaataataataataaacagacttgttttccttctgtttctcaggTCTGCTTTAGCAGAGACAGGTTGTGAAAGGAGCTGGTCCTGGCTCTGCTGATCCTTCACGTCTGCGTGTTTTTTTCCTAGCTGCTGAAGTTGCTTTGTTTTGTCAGGCTGCTTGTTAGTTCGGTTTCTCAGTTTGTAACTTAATTTACCATCTGCCTGTCTCTAAGGCTGCTCTAAGTGGTGACaattttcctgctttattttcttggCAAGTGGCCAGGTGCTTTGACTCCTACTGTAGCACATCAACCTGTACTTGCACTCCCATGACCAGAATGAGAGAGCATGTTAGCCTCCCTCTAAGACCATCTGTTCCTAGAGTAGAGTCCTTCCTCAGGTGTTAGATACTAACTTTGCCTCTTTACTATGatttaaagtgtgttttataGTGTCCAGCCCAgcatctgtttctctttttcattttgagttgTGTAATGAGCACATATTAGCTGAAACCCTAATTCCTGGTGAAGCTTGGTTTAATCATGTCATTCTAACCACTGTCGTGGAAAAGACAAATCTTGTAAAGTTCTATTAAATATCACTTTGTGATAATTTTAAACTGAGGCAGCTTATTGTAATCGAAAGACTGTTCTAATTCTGGAATTGGAGggttaaggaaaagaaaaaaaagacttgacACATCACTTAAATGATTGGGCTCCTAATTTTCAAAGCCCTGTTGATTCTTAGGAAGACCGGGGCACTAAGCCCACTCTACTGCTTCAGAAAATACCAGGAAGTACTGCTTGCCTATGTGCTACACCCCTATAAATCTAGATCTCAGTGGAGAAGTCATGTGGGAAGATAAGGTTCAGACCCTAATCAGTTAAAGAAGCTAATCTTTCGCTTCTTTTTAAACGTTTGTTGGACTTAGAAGTTGTCACTGAGCTACCTCAAGCTTTTCTTTCGTATAGATTAAACAGGCTTTTCTGTTGTCTCCTCAGGTCCCTACTTCAATCCCCGCTCACGCCAGAGGATTCCTCGGGATCTGGCCATGTGCGTCACCCCCAGTGGCCAGTTCTACTGCTCCATGTGCAACGCTGGGGCCAGCGAGGAGATGGAGTTCAGACAACACTTAGAAAGTAAACAGCATAAAAGCAAGGTGTCTGAACAGCGGTATAGGAATGAGATGGAGAACCTAGGCTATGTACAATGATGCACCACCCTTGGTAGTAGTTTGCAAATAGGGCAGCTTGTCTCTCGCCTGCTGTTTGCCACATGCCCTGCTTTGTGCTCCATTTGATAGGAGTATGCTCTCGAGCTATACGTGTAACACCTGCAAACTTAATGGTatggttagattttttttctatcataGTTGGCAGGATGACGCTGTGCAGGACATGAAGTGTTTTTGATGTTTGTTTGCTAATTATCTAAGGCTCTTCATTGTATTGAGTGGCGGGGAGGACTTTATGTCTTCTCCCCAGCCTTCTGCATGAATATGCAAAGCCCAAGAAGTGCTGGGAACTTCTGTGGTTCTACCACACGGGTGGACCATGTGCAAAGCCCACTCCCCTCTTTGCCCACCACAGAGCAGTGCTCCAGAATGCCTCTAACAGCAAACTGAATCTCTGGGCAGCTTGTAAAGAAGGGGCAGGAATGGGGCCTGTGAATGTGTGAATTAGGTGGTGTACTTGTCCACAAATTGCTGCTTGTGGGGCCCCCATTACAGCCCAGAGTAAGTTCTTTCCACATCCTTGTAGAAAGGCTGTGCATACCTCTCCTCCTTGGAGGGTCTTGCCTCTTACCGCTTCCTCTGTGATGCAGATTTCATTCTGAACATCTGACATTAGATATCAGCTGATTAGCCCCATTCAGATATACTCTATTCTACCAGTTAACAATGAAAAAAGATTCTCAGTGTTGTTGACTGGGCACCTTAATGCACCATGGGTGTAGCTCATCTCCCTGAAGAGAGTCTGGGGGGGGTCTCGGTGGCGTAATGAAGTGAATTGGAAAGCAAACCTGCTCAGATGAGATGTACTCTGCTCTGATTCTGCCTCAGACTGAGTAGGGTTAAGAATATGTTGGAAAGAGCTGTCTGCTGTAATTTCTTTGCAGACTGATGTAGAAGAGAGCAAGTGTTGGTCTCTGGCCTGCAGCTCTATTGCTCTGGGAGAACAGGGCTGCCTGGACCTTCGGGAGCAGATATCGGTGTGTCCCCCTTCCATGTCATTCCCTGGACAAAGCCCACTGGGTGTTGTAGAGGAGAGGTGAAATGCTCCTTTGGACTAGAGCTACCAATATTGGAtgaattttttccccctctttcttttcccatctcaGAATGGGTTTTAATTCCATTCCTTGATGTGAACTTCATTGTTTTAGGGACCATCAAAAATCCAAAGTTAGGTAGGATGTAAATGTCAGGGGTGATGATTGAGTAACAGCTTTTTGGCTACGCAGAAGTATTCACGAAACTTGCTAATCAACTTTGTAAGTGTAGACAAACCCAAAGGGTTTGTGTCTGTTTTGATTTTCCTGAGCAAAAGTAGAAAGAAGGTAAAGGGCAGAAGTAGggctgacatttatttttctgctcatttgGGTAGATGTGAGGAGCTGTGATTGGAATCCAGTTCACAGTGTTTCTGAAACATTGGTTCCAGTGACAAAAGCAGCATGTAGGTAACCTCCGTTGGACCTGATTCACCACTGCGCTGCTACAGCTGTACACTGGTATAGCTTCCTTGACTTCAGTGGCAGGTGCAGAGAGGGGGTAAAGGAAGCATTGTGGCTTGTCTCTCACTCCTCTTTAGGCAGTAGGTTGAATTAGATGCAGCCCCATTAGTTTCAGTAGCATTTTACCAGGGATAAATTCTACCTAGTGCACAATGTTGAAGGTAgctcccccaccccctttttttgcCATTCTGATCCTGCCTCTTGCATTCCAGAAGGACTTTCTGCTtgccttaaaaaatgaaaaatgagtaaaCTAACAAAAAATCCAGATAGTTTTTATTCATCTTTCTAGTCCACCTCAAAAAGGTTTGTTGCACTTGGCTGCTCCTCAGAAATCGAGTATTGTATTGCTACCTGAGCACCATGTAGCCATACAACCTTAACACAGCCTTCCTAAATCCAGGCAAGGTGAGCTCTTGTACAGTAGTCGAAAGCAACCCCCTACGTCATTCCACGCTGATCCTTGCCCTGCGGATACAGGCAGAGCAATGGAAATCCTCTTGAATGggtttccctcccctcctttgtGCCAAGCCCAGTTAAACAGGGTTTGTGTACTGGAGCACATTAGAAGGTAGGAGGACAGGTGCCCAGGTTGCAAAGCACTAACTAAGCAGTTTTGACAGCCTGTAAgtctgtttcttctgtgctttcctgCCCCTGGCTCACCCTCTGTGTGGCCTTGAAGAACATTCCCCTTGCAAAAATCTCTCGTCAGCCTTTTCCCCTTGTCTTCTGCAGTCAAAGAAGGGCTCTGGTTTCTCTTTGTgttctgtcttttgttttgctAGTCTGACACCACCGTGCAGAGACAGAGGGAGCTGGATGAGCCTTACCACAACGTGTTTCACCAGAGTGATCCCTGCATTATGGTTGAACATCCCTCTTGCTGTAAATTAAAGTGTGGCATTTCCCACAGGCTGCAATTAGTAGCAGAAAACCAACACTTTGTAAAATATGAGCTGGAGGAGCTGTAGGTACTGGTGTTATCTAGCTTATTGCTAGGGCCAAGAGGGcatttttgtctgctttcatGTATCCCAAAAATCAACTGTTCACCAGTTCGCTTTGgttgctgctcctgctcccagcgCAGCGATCTGCTCCTCATTCAGCATTTCCAGTGACTGCTGGAGGTATCAAAACTCAGTTTGCTCCATGTGCTGTTACCTCCTGGTAACAGCTCGTGCAAATGTGCCACAGCTCGCCAGTGTGCTAGTGCGTTCGGGAAGGTGTGTAAGGGAGGTGCAGGGGGCTGTTCCTGCAGGCTCCTCTCTGCACAGGTCTGAGTCTGGTTTTGAGGAATGGCCCTGAACAGAGAGGCCTGtagctgctttgttttgttcaagGGAGTACAACAAGTGAGTGTCATCGTCCTGAGAATTTCAAAGTGGTAGGTTATATAGCACGTATAAAGCAGACAGTGGGACTCAAGCGACAAGAGTAGGACAGGTTTCCTACATGGGAAGAAAGATATTTCTtgctgggagaagcagctgagaCTTGCTTTGCCCCAGTGCTCTGTTGTGGCCCTTCCCTACAAGTGACCAAAGCTTGCCTCTCCCTCTTCAGTATTGCTTAACGGTTTGTGATATTCCCACTCTCCCTCCAGCATAGAAAATTGTTGACTGCAAAGAGAAAACACCCCACCTCACTGATACCATTAGGGTTCAGGCCAATCCAAACTCATACTTGTCAGCATGAGAAACTGGGTGGAtcctgactttattttttttgtgaaagctgTTCTCCAAATCAGTGTTCAAAACACATATTGAAAACACATCCTGGCCAAACCCTGTTTGACGTAGATGGGCTGGGGAGAATACCGTACAGCTGTAGTACCATTTTCCAGACCCATTGAATCTTTTTCTCATGTTAACAAAGTATCAAACTCAAGAAACAGGACTTCTGTGAAGCTGTCACATTGGCCAGTAGGTTAATAACCTTTGCTGctagaaacaaaatataaatcaatatgttcatatttattttactgtgctgACCACTAATTGATTTGTTAATATTTAAGGCATTATTCTAtaggttgtttttgtttaaatagaaaactACATCGCACTTTGCTTTTGGATCAGAACAGGTATTTATTATATTtgtgaaaatgtttccttcccacatatgtattgttttctttcccttgatgaaaaaaaacccaaactacaaAACctacccccaaaacaaaaaaaaaaacaaatccaaccAGTGgatcttctttgtttcttttcatgccaAACAAAATGGGGATTTCCTTGCAACTCATTCTTAAATgtccatttctcatttttttgtttggtgttttgggttttttttagctccAATGGGTCCTTTGGTAACTTGGGATGACAATTTTAGGGACATATGAAGTTCATACtacatttaaacatttcttttaaggCAAGGAAGTAAACTATGTGGAATCCATGTATTTGTGAGGAGTATGAAAGTGATACTATTTTGTTTGTATTAAGCATTAGCTGTTATTTTGCATTCTGCACTATGAGTAAATGTGTTATAACCTTGCCTAACATTGGACTCTCTTTGACTTCTGCTTTCTTCACATACATCAAAAGGAACCCGAAAACTTCTGTGGAGTTGCTTAGGATGGTCATCAGTGTAACAAAacgcagatttttttctgtaaagcttcttgtcttttttccttttctagatgCCCATTATAGGGCATTGGAAGGGAAAGCTATTGCCATAAGCACGGATTCATATTTTAGCTTACTAATGCATGATGTCCTTTTGCTACATTACTTAAGTAATACTCTCACTGTAACCAATGGGAATCTTGCTCAGATCAGGAGTAAATGAAATACCCTAGCTAAATATTTTATGTTGGCTAGGGCCAGGCAAGGTACATTgcaaaaatttctcttttactcCTATGTTTGGGTTACAACATTCttaaggttttgctttttgagGAATGTGTATCTGGTTCTGTAAGGATTTGGTCCTGCTCCAGCTAAAATAGTTTGAAGTACGTTGACTTTAGTTGAGTAGGAACAAGCCTTGAAACCTTCAGGAATTTCATACTGCTGATGTTTTCTCATGtatgtggtttttgttttgtgttttttatttttaaattttacaacCATATATACAAGGATGCTCTGGATGAGATGGACATCTGTTGCCGATTATGGAAAAACAGATGCCATGGATGCCAAAGGattaacagaaaatggaaaagtatgGACCTGGTTTCTTTGAAGTTAGTGGCTAAGCTCCTATTGTTTTGAGCTGGGCTGACTTCTTTGCCATCTGCATAAAGttggaagtgaaaacaaaatccaCTTTCAAATAAATGTGGTCAAACAGTAGTTTTGGGAatctctcctttaaaaaaatgtatcacaGTTAAAATTGTATCTTTTTATCTGAAGTATCTGCAGGTAAAGGCAGgactgtggatt
It contains:
- the ZMAT3 gene encoding zinc finger matrin-type protein 3, yielding MILLQQAGLLPHPEKPSSLPMSVATRPRPSSPLSPPKSLGLGPSFHHTQEEELAKVVEQDPMLEELCKPLCCKLCNVTLNSAQQAQAHYQGKNHSKKLRNYYAANSCPAPARMSNSVEPAPPQVVSLPAQMGSSKPGGRVILATENDYCKLCDASFSSPAVAQAHYQGKNHAKRLRLAEAQNNSFSDASELGKRRARKEGNEYKMMQNRRNMYTVQNNTGPYFNPRSRQRIPRDLAMCVTPSGQFYCSMCNAGASEEMEFRQHLESKQHKSKVSEQRYRNEMENLGYVQ